From one Acidobacteriota bacterium genomic stretch:
- the rlmN gene encoding 23S rRNA (adenine(2503)-C(2))-methyltransferase RlmN: MPPQDLLGLTALDLARAVRDVAPEPYRAAQIAKWIYERRAASFTEMSNLPKAMREALAQDFTIGLPKVVAKTPAPDGTEKYLFELVDGARVEAVYIVESKKKPSWTDPDTPEAARITICLSSQAGCAVDCVFCVTGRMGAGRNLTAGEIVGQYLVIAKEKGFGPHEANVVFMGMGEPLLNVGNVKRTLDLLEEEVSPRRTTVSTAGIVPGIESLATRTRRPNLAVSLSGADDETRSKLMPINRTHPIAELFAALKRWPLERGRKITFEWVLIAGVNDRPEDASKLVALVRPLPSKVNIIPLNESEEWLPGLKRPSDAAVDAFARAVAAGGVPVTVRWSKGLQADAACGQLKGRETPRRPAPPAP; this comes from the coding sequence TTGCCCCCGCAGGATCTCCTCGGCCTCACCGCTCTCGACCTCGCGCGCGCCGTGCGCGACGTCGCGCCGGAGCCGTACCGCGCCGCCCAGATCGCGAAGTGGATCTACGAGCGCCGGGCGGCCTCCTTCACGGAGATGTCGAACCTCCCGAAGGCGATGCGCGAGGCCCTCGCGCAGGACTTCACGATCGGCCTCCCGAAGGTCGTCGCGAAGACGCCGGCGCCCGACGGCACGGAGAAGTACCTGTTCGAGCTCGTCGACGGCGCGCGGGTCGAGGCCGTCTACATCGTCGAGTCGAAGAAGAAGCCGTCGTGGACGGATCCCGACACGCCCGAGGCCGCCCGCATCACGATCTGTCTCTCGTCGCAGGCGGGCTGCGCCGTGGACTGCGTCTTCTGCGTCACGGGACGCATGGGCGCGGGCCGGAACCTGACGGCAGGGGAGATCGTCGGGCAGTACCTCGTGATCGCGAAGGAGAAGGGTTTCGGGCCGCACGAGGCGAACGTCGTCTTCATGGGGATGGGAGAGCCTCTCCTGAACGTCGGAAACGTCAAGCGGACGCTCGACCTCCTCGAGGAGGAAGTCTCGCCCCGGCGGACGACCGTCTCGACGGCCGGCATCGTGCCCGGCATCGAGTCTCTCGCGACGCGCACGCGCCGGCCGAACCTCGCGGTCTCCCTTTCGGGAGCGGACGACGAGACGCGGTCGAAGCTCATGCCGATCAACCGGACGCACCCGATCGCGGAGCTCTTCGCGGCGCTCAAGCGCTGGCCGCTCGAGCGGGGACGGAAGATCACGTTCGAGTGGGTCCTCATCGCGGGCGTGAACGACCGCCCGGAGGACGCGTCGAAACTCGTCGCCCTCGTCAGGCCACTCCCGTCGAAGGTGAACATCATTCCGCTGAACGAGTCGGAGGAGTGGCTGCCGGGCCTGAAGCGGCCGTCCGACGCAGCCGTGGACGCGTTCGCGCGCGCCGTCGCGGCGGGCGGCGTGCCCGTCACGGTGCGCTGGTCGAAGGGACTGCAGGCGGACGCGGCGTGCGGTCAGCTCAAGGGGCGTGAGACGCCCCGCCGCCCGGCGCCGCCGGCGCCTTGA
- a CDS encoding S9 family peptidase, which produces MRRAAAALVVACSGLALAEAPPAADLFALKTVADAQIAPDGKSVAYVVGGWDFKENLLDTDVWLVDVATGASRRLTASPKRDERPRFSPDGRTIAFVSERRGDEKDGKDTRQIWLIAPNGGEASRLTSHGSPVASFAWSPDGKRIVFTAAVPPAADEKKRREEKDDANVVDRDDVKPAALWIVDVTTRAVVRVSGGKEHVSSAEWSPDGTRLVGTVAPTPKVPDGFNSDLVVWEAKENGKATDLVRRPGPDANPAFSPDGKWVAFFSGDGRVNDWPGHRTEICVVPAAGGPVRNLTRAADLEAENFTWSADSSAIVFAAAQRLATQLFSVPAAGGAPKALTAGAHVLGSFSAAADGKTLAFVLQSAAEPPEVNVLAPADEKPAPRRLTATNPSVAGALRPKVEVVSWKGPDGLPIEGLLHLPPGRPSEKLPFILHIHGGPAGRFALSHSAFSRIYPIDAFVARGIAVLQVNPRGSSGYGERFKKANVRDWGGKDYLDLMAGVDMLVAKGIVDPARMGVMGWSYGGFMTSWILTHTDRFKFASPGAPVTDLWSFYYTADIPEFIESYFASLPWDDFDVLKAHSPMWFVKNAKTPTLILHGEADARVPLAQGRELYLALKKQGVPVEMVTYAREPHGPAEPKHVRDIRTRLLEWTDRYLGTTAPAAAPPVKAPAAPGGGASHAP; this is translated from the coding sequence ATGCGCCGTGCCGCCGCCGCCCTCGTCGTCGCTTGCTCCGGGTTGGCGCTCGCCGAAGCTCCGCCCGCCGCGGACCTGTTCGCCCTGAAGACGGTCGCGGACGCGCAGATTGCGCCCGACGGGAAGTCCGTCGCGTACGTCGTCGGCGGCTGGGACTTCAAGGAGAACCTCCTCGACACGGACGTCTGGCTCGTGGACGTCGCGACGGGCGCCTCGCGCAGGCTGACGGCTTCGCCGAAGCGCGACGAGCGGCCGCGCTTCTCCCCCGACGGCAGGACGATCGCGTTCGTCTCGGAGCGCCGCGGCGACGAGAAGGACGGCAAGGACACCCGCCAGATCTGGCTCATTGCCCCGAATGGCGGCGAAGCTTCGCGCCTGACGAGCCACGGCTCCCCCGTCGCCTCGTTCGCGTGGAGCCCCGACGGGAAGCGGATCGTCTTCACGGCCGCAGTCCCGCCCGCCGCCGACGAGAAGAAGAGGCGCGAAGAGAAGGACGACGCGAACGTCGTCGACCGGGACGACGTGAAGCCGGCCGCGCTCTGGATCGTGGACGTCACGACGAGGGCCGTCGTCCGCGTCTCCGGCGGGAAGGAGCACGTGTCGTCCGCCGAGTGGTCGCCGGACGGGACGCGGCTGGTCGGCACGGTCGCGCCGACGCCGAAAGTGCCGGACGGGTTCAACTCGGATCTCGTCGTCTGGGAGGCGAAGGAGAACGGCAAGGCGACCGACCTCGTGCGGCGGCCCGGGCCCGACGCGAACCCCGCGTTCTCACCGGACGGAAAGTGGGTCGCGTTCTTCAGCGGCGACGGGCGCGTGAACGACTGGCCCGGCCACCGGACCGAGATCTGCGTCGTCCCCGCGGCGGGCGGTCCGGTGCGCAACCTCACGCGCGCCGCCGACCTCGAGGCCGAGAACTTCACGTGGTCGGCCGATTCGTCGGCAATCGTCTTCGCGGCCGCGCAGAGGCTCGCGACGCAGCTTTTCTCCGTGCCCGCCGCGGGCGGCGCCCCGAAGGCGCTCACCGCGGGCGCCCACGTCCTCGGTTCGTTCTCGGCGGCCGCGGACGGGAAGACGCTCGCGTTCGTCCTCCAGAGCGCGGCGGAGCCGCCCGAGGTGAACGTCCTCGCGCCGGCGGACGAGAAGCCGGCGCCGCGGCGCCTCACGGCGACGAATCCGTCCGTTGCGGGCGCGCTCCGTCCGAAGGTCGAGGTCGTCTCGTGGAAGGGGCCCGACGGTCTCCCGATCGAAGGCCTCCTTCACCTGCCGCCCGGCCGCCCCTCCGAGAAGCTTCCGTTCATTCTCCACATCCACGGCGGACCCGCCGGCCGCTTCGCGCTCAGCCACTCGGCGTTTTCACGGATCTACCCGATCGACGCGTTCGTCGCGCGCGGCATCGCGGTCCTGCAGGTCAACCCGCGCGGCAGCTCCGGCTACGGCGAAAGGTTCAAGAAGGCGAACGTCCGCGACTGGGGCGGAAAGGACTACCTCGACCTCATGGCGGGCGTCGACATGCTCGTCGCGAAGGGAATCGTGGACCCCGCGCGCATGGGCGTCATGGGCTGGAGCTACGGCGGCTTCATGACCTCGTGGATCCTCACGCACACGGACCGCTTCAAGTTCGCGTCACCCGGCGCGCCGGTCACGGACCTCTGGAGCTTCTACTACACGGCCGACATCCCCGAGTTCATCGAGAGCTATTTCGCCTCGCTGCCGTGGGACGACTTCGACGTCCTGAAGGCCCACAGCCCGATGTGGTTCGTGAAGAACGCGAAGACGCCGACGCTCATCCTCCACGGCGAAGCGGACGCGCGCGTTCCCCTCGCGCAGGGGCGCGAGCTCTACCTCGCGCTGAAGAAGCAGGGCGTGCCGGTCGAGATGGTCACCTACGCGCGCGAGCCGCACGGCCCGGCCGAGCCGAAGCACGTGCGGGACATCCGGACGCGCCTCCTCGAGTGGACGGACCGCTACCTTGGGACGACGGCGCCGGCGGCCGCTCCGCCGGTCAAGGCGCCGGCGGCGCCGGGCGGCGGGGCGTCTCACGCCCCTTGA
- a CDS encoding polyphenol oxidase family protein — translation MEGQSVRRATAGGAVSRLSLPGAAGFAAGFTRGALTARSLDPDLAGRALAEGLGAPDAEVIRTSQVHGRVTLTFEEPPRERRNLLLGDGDALIACRPNVLLAVASADCVPVVLADPVTGWMAAIHAGWRGTAARVVDAAVDALEARGVSLRNLSAAFGPSIARDRYEVGPEVVAALLDAYGAAPGGAVRPGAGGKAFVDVAAFDEAALRARGVDPARIYRPGLCNAAAQDLPSWRRDGPGAGRILTGVVRLSA, via the coding sequence GTGGAAGGGCAATCGGTTCGGCGCGCGACCGCGGGCGGCGCGGTTTCGCGGCTGTCGTTGCCCGGTGCTGCGGGGTTCGCGGCCGGGTTCACGCGCGGCGCGCTGACGGCGCGTTCCCTCGATCCCGATCTCGCCGGCCGCGCGCTCGCGGAGGGCCTCGGGGCGCCGGATGCCGAAGTGATTCGCACCTCGCAGGTCCACGGCCGCGTCACACTCACTTTCGAAGAACCGCCGCGTGAGCGGCGGAATCTTCTCCTCGGGGACGGCGACGCCCTCATAGCGTGTCGGCCAAACGTCCTCCTCGCCGTCGCCTCCGCGGACTGCGTGCCGGTCGTCCTTGCTGATCCCGTCACGGGCTGGATGGCCGCGATCCACGCGGGGTGGCGGGGCACCGCCGCACGCGTCGTCGACGCGGCGGTCGACGCGCTCGAGGCCCGCGGTGTTTCCCTGCGGAACCTTTCCGCCGCCTTCGGGCCGTCGATCGCGCGCGACCGTTACGAGGTCGGGCCCGAAGTCGTCGCGGCGCTCCTCGACGCGTACGGTGCGGCTCCAGGGGGCGCGGTCCGGCCTGGAGCGGGCGGGAAGGCCTTTGTCGACGTCGCCGCGTTCGACGAGGCCGCTCTCCGCGCCCGCGGCGTCGATCCGGCGCGCATTTACAGGCCCGGCCTCTGCAACGCCGCGGCGCAGGACCTGCCGTCGTGGCGGCGCGACGGGCCGGGGGCCGGGCGCATCCTCACGGGCGTCGTGCGGCTTTCGGCCTGA
- a CDS encoding 1-acyl-sn-glycerol-3-phosphate acyltransferase — translation MRLPPFKMTKREVLVDQLRFDLKVLEAAEAFAKESGLSRDEVQKRVDRDAREIVPAFNAWIYFRAGYAIARAVARSLYRVRLGTADDAGLRAIPDGSTVVFVMNHRSNMDYFLLSYLAAEKTALSYAVGEWARIWPIQGFLRATGAYFVRRDSKDPLYRRVLERWVAMATANGVPQAVYPEGGLSKDGALRPPKLGLLDYMLRGFDPKGPRDLVFVPVGVNYDRVLEDRTLLLDRSPAQGKASPADTLSETLRFVWRNARLVIANEWHRFGYACVSFGSPLSTREWLARKGLDLANAPREARFAAVEDLAHDLMARIARVIPVLPVSLVASVLVDAPERAWSELELKSEVLARWRALEAGGAYVHVPRGDQDYAVSVGLRMLMLRHVVLADGGLFRPVPAELPLLTYYANAIAGAPRA, via the coding sequence GTGCGCCTTCCGCCGTTCAAGATGACGAAGCGCGAGGTCCTCGTGGACCAGCTCCGCTTCGACCTGAAGGTCCTCGAGGCCGCCGAGGCGTTCGCGAAGGAGTCGGGCCTCTCCCGCGACGAAGTGCAGAAACGCGTCGACCGGGACGCACGGGAGATCGTCCCCGCCTTCAACGCGTGGATCTACTTCCGCGCGGGATACGCGATCGCCCGCGCGGTCGCGCGCTCCCTCTACCGCGTGCGCCTCGGCACGGCGGACGACGCCGGCCTCCGCGCGATCCCCGACGGCTCGACGGTGGTCTTCGTGATGAACCACCGGAGCAACATGGACTACTTTCTCCTGTCGTACCTCGCGGCCGAGAAGACGGCCCTGAGCTACGCCGTCGGCGAGTGGGCGCGGATCTGGCCGATCCAGGGGTTCCTGCGGGCGACCGGCGCGTACTTCGTGCGGCGCGACTCGAAGGACCCTCTCTACCGGCGCGTCCTCGAGCGCTGGGTCGCGATGGCGACCGCGAACGGCGTCCCGCAGGCCGTCTACCCCGAGGGCGGCCTCTCGAAGGACGGCGCGCTGCGCCCTCCGAAACTCGGCCTCCTCGACTACATGCTCCGCGGCTTCGACCCGAAGGGTCCGCGCGACCTCGTCTTCGTCCCGGTCGGCGTCAACTACGACCGCGTTCTCGAGGACCGCACGCTCCTCCTCGACCGCTCCCCGGCGCAGGGCAAGGCCTCGCCCGCCGACACCCTCTCCGAGACGCTGCGCTTCGTGTGGCGCAACGCGCGCCTCGTGATCGCGAACGAGTGGCACCGCTTCGGCTACGCCTGCGTGAGCTTCGGGTCTCCGCTCTCGACGCGGGAGTGGCTCGCACGGAAGGGCCTCGACCTCGCGAACGCTCCGCGCGAGGCGCGCTTCGCAGCCGTCGAGGACCTCGCGCACGACCTCATGGCGCGGATCGCGCGCGTGATTCCGGTCCTGCCCGTCTCGCTCGTCGCGAGCGTCCTCGTCGACGCCCCGGAGCGGGCGTGGAGCGAGCTCGAGCTCAAGTCCGAGGTCCTCGCGCGCTGGCGTGCGCTCGAAGCGGGAGGCGCCTACGTCCACGTCCCACGCGGGGACCAGGACTACGCCGTTTCCGTCGGCCTCCGGATGCTCATGCTCCGGCACGTCGTCCTCGCGGACGGCGGTCTCTTCCGGCCCGTCCCCGCGGAGCTGCCGCTCCTCACGTACTACGCGAACGCGATCGCGGGCGCCCCGAGGGCGTGA
- a CDS encoding alpha/beta fold hydrolase yields MRRLVSAFVASVVLAGLCAAAPAARAQILPAEPVADQAVLKDFRFSSGETLPELKVRYVTYGRRLDDGRGKTANAVLVLHGTGGSSTQFLGPTFAGVLFGPGQPLDATRYYIVIPDGIGHGGSSKPSDGLKAKFPRYTYDDMVRAQYRLLTESLGVTHLRLVIGTSMGGMHTWVWGETHPDFMDALLPLASLPAPIAGRNRMWRKMAMDLIRGDPEWKGGDYTAQPRGLRGAYSLLLVLSGSPLGWMQLAPDRAAADAAVDTYMTERLAKTDANDLLWALDASRDYDASLYLERIRAPLLAINFADDAINPPELGILEKGVARVKGGQAVVFPLSEKTRGHQTHTLADLWKTYLNELLVRSRP; encoded by the coding sequence ATGAGAAGGCTGGTTTCCGCGTTCGTCGCTTCCGTGGTGCTCGCGGGGCTCTGCGCGGCGGCCCCCGCGGCACGCGCTCAGATCCTGCCGGCCGAGCCCGTCGCGGATCAGGCCGTTCTCAAGGACTTCCGGTTCTCCTCCGGCGAGACGCTGCCCGAGCTGAAGGTCCGGTACGTCACGTACGGCCGGCGCCTCGACGACGGCCGCGGAAAGACCGCGAACGCGGTCCTCGTCCTGCACGGGACGGGCGGCTCGTCGACGCAGTTCCTGGGGCCGACGTTCGCCGGCGTGCTGTTCGGCCCGGGCCAGCCGCTCGACGCCACGCGCTACTACATCGTGATCCCCGACGGGATCGGGCACGGCGGCTCCTCGAAGCCGAGCGACGGGCTGAAAGCGAAGTTCCCGCGCTACACGTACGACGACATGGTCCGTGCGCAGTACCGGCTCCTGACCGAGAGCCTCGGCGTGACGCACCTGCGCCTCGTGATCGGCACGTCGATGGGCGGGATGCACACGTGGGTGTGGGGCGAAACCCACCCCGACTTCATGGACGCGCTCCTGCCGCTCGCGAGCCTGCCGGCACCCATCGCGGGGCGCAACCGGATGTGGCGGAAGATGGCGATGGACCTGATCCGCGGCGACCCCGAGTGGAAGGGCGGCGACTACACGGCGCAGCCGCGCGGCCTCCGGGGCGCGTACTCGCTGCTCCTCGTGCTGTCCGGCAGCCCGCTCGGGTGGATGCAGCTCGCGCCCGACCGCGCCGCGGCAGACGCGGCGGTGGACACGTACATGACGGAGCGGCTCGCGAAGACGGACGCGAACGACCTCCTGTGGGCGCTCGACGCGTCGCGCGACTACGATGCATCCCTGTACCTGGAGCGGATCAGGGCACCGCTCTTGGCGATCAACTTCGCGGACGACGCGATCAACCCGCCGGAACTCGGAATCCTCGAAAAGGGCGTCGCGCGCGTGAAGGGCGGCCAGGCCGTCGTCTTCCCGCTGTCCGAGAAGACGCGCGGCCACCAGACGCATACGCTCGCGGACCTCTGGAAGACGTACCTGAACGAGCTGCTCGTCCGGTCGCGGCCGTAA
- a CDS encoding pyridoxal phosphate-dependent aminotransferase — protein sequence MFSKRLPPVHEENRVTRALAARTRPHLDLTVSNPTAVALRSGGVDLFLDVEGDAGLLAPLADPRGLVYEPDPRGLRRARLAVSNWYAAVHGVLAPPERLVLTASTSEAYGWLFKVLADPGEAVLVPAPSYPLLDALADLESVTLARYPLAAEDGFRVHASAVAHEVERLAAAGVRTAAVVVVNPNNPTGSSIGAAELDALLALAAEKGFAVISDEVFVDYRYSDRPDDVPVAAARGAALVFSLGGLSKSAALPQLKLGWILANGPPTQVEDALTRLEWVADAYLSVGTPVQLALPRLFESSRRAVEAIWARVLKNERALRTAFPEGGAVTPAPVAAGWAACLRVPAVRPEEEIVLDLLESHDVLVHPGYFYDFPSEAWLVVSLLPPPDVFAEGAERLARALR from the coding sequence GTGTTCTCGAAGCGGCTGCCGCCCGTCCACGAGGAGAACCGCGTCACGCGGGCCCTCGCGGCGCGCACGAGGCCGCACCTCGACCTGACGGTCTCGAACCCCACGGCAGTGGCCCTTCGCTCCGGCGGCGTCGACCTCTTTCTCGACGTCGAGGGCGACGCCGGCCTCCTCGCGCCGCTCGCGGACCCGCGCGGCCTCGTCTATGAACCGGACCCCCGGGGATTGCGGCGCGCGCGCCTCGCTGTGAGCAACTGGTACGCGGCCGTTCACGGCGTCCTCGCTCCGCCCGAGCGGCTCGTCCTGACGGCCTCGACGAGCGAGGCCTACGGCTGGCTCTTCAAGGTTCTCGCGGACCCGGGTGAGGCCGTCCTCGTGCCCGCTCCGTCGTATCCGCTCCTCGATGCGCTCGCGGACCTCGAGAGCGTGACGCTCGCGCGTTACCCGCTCGCCGCCGAGGACGGCTTCCGCGTGCACGCCTCGGCCGTCGCGCACGAGGTCGAGCGCCTTGCGGCAGCGGGTGTGCGCACGGCGGCCGTCGTCGTCGTGAACCCGAACAACCCGACGGGCAGCTCGATCGGAGCCGCCGAGCTCGACGCTCTCCTTGCGCTGGCGGCGGAGAAGGGCTTCGCCGTGATCTCCGACGAGGTGTTCGTCGACTACCGCTACTCCGACCGCCCCGACGACGTGCCGGTCGCGGCCGCGCGCGGCGCGGCGCTCGTGTTCTCCCTCGGCGGCCTCTCGAAGTCCGCGGCGCTCCCGCAGCTCAAGCTCGGCTGGATCCTCGCGAACGGCCCTCCCACGCAGGTCGAGGACGCGCTCACGCGCCTCGAATGGGTCGCGGACGCGTACCTCTCCGTCGGGACGCCCGTGCAGCTCGCCCTCCCGCGCCTCTTCGAGAGCAGCCGCCGCGCCGTGGAGGCGATCTGGGCGCGCGTCCTCAAGAACGAGCGGGCGCTTCGGACCGCGTTCCCGGAGGGCGGGGCCGTCACGCCCGCGCCGGTGGCCGCCGGATGGGCCGCGTGCCTGCGGGTCCCGGCCGTGAGGCCCGAGGAAGAGATCGTCCTCGACCTCCTCGAGTCGCACGACGTCCTCGTTCACCCCGGCTACTTCTACGACTTCCCGTCCGAGGCGTGGCTCGTCGTGAGCCTCCTCCCGCCGCCCGACGTCTTCGCCGAGGGCGCGGAGCGCCTCGCGCGGGCCCTGCGCTGA